From the Flavobacterium galactosidilyticum genome, one window contains:
- a CDS encoding PorP/SprF family type IX secretion system membrane protein, whose product MKKFKLLIGIFVLISSISTVFAQQDPQYTQYMYSMNILNPAYAGSRGVTSIGLLGRTQWVGVDGAPQTATLSINGPVGKNVGLGFSVIHDEIGPVKEDNLYADFSYTLNFSGEDKFAFGIKAGATFLNVREFTTVDQDPLNVPVSLVAPNFGVGVMYYNDRFYAGLSVPNFIESRYLDTKNGISSSASEKTHYFLTSGYVFDLDENLKLKPSTMLKAAPGTPLSVDLSLNLLIQEKVELGLSHRLDDSISGMVGFQVSQDLRIGYAYDYTTTNFGVFNSGSHEIMILFDLNKKKIKSPRFF is encoded by the coding sequence ATGAAAAAATTTAAATTACTAATTGGAATATTTGTTTTAATATCATCCATTAGTACTGTTTTTGCGCAACAAGATCCTCAATACACACAATACATGTATAGTATGAATATTCTAAATCCCGCCTATGCTGGTTCAAGAGGAGTTACAAGTATTGGTTTGTTAGGAAGAACACAATGGGTAGGAGTAGATGGTGCACCACAAACAGCAACATTGTCTATAAATGGTCCTGTAGGAAAAAATGTTGGATTAGGATTTTCGGTAATTCATGATGAAATTGGACCAGTAAAAGAAGACAATCTATACGCTGATTTTTCATATACTTTGAATTTTTCTGGAGAAGATAAGTTTGCTTTTGGTATTAAAGCAGGAGCAACATTTTTAAATGTAAGAGAATTTACAACAGTAGATCAAGATCCATTAAACGTACCTGTTAGCTTAGTCGCTCCTAACTTTGGTGTTGGTGTAATGTATTATAATGATCGCTTTTATGCGGGATTATCGGTACCCAATTTTATTGAATCAAGATATTTAGATACAAAAAACGGAATCTCATCTTCAGCTTCAGAAAAAACACATTATTTCCTTACTTCAGGATATGTATTTGACCTAGATGAAAACTTAAAATTAAAACCTTCTACCATGTTAAAGGCAGCACCAGGAACACCTCTTTCTGTTGATTTGTCGTTAAACTTATTAATTCAAGAAAAAGTAGAATTAGGACTTTCCCATAGATTAGATGATTCAATTAGTGGTATGGTTGGCTTTCAGGTAAGTCAAGATTTAAGAATTGGATATGCTTATGATTACACTACTACCAAT